The following are from one region of the Halogeometricum sp. S3BR5-2 genome:
- a CDS encoding MBL fold metallo-hydrolase: protein MSVSDWGDWLPRAVEAASPDTVSAWYLGCNGFFLKGSEGTTVAIDPYVGLGDPPRTVRMIPVPFDPDDIEEMDAVLATHEHTDHVHGPSQAPILESTGAQYYAPDDSLDVAYEDEAWLDEYDLSEEQFTEVAEGDTFEVGEFTIHVEFSHDPDATHPVSYVIEHDSGTFFHGGDTKPHDDFDELAEEYDIDVGVLAFGAVGNIDDKETGEPVRTKWYSTENEVVKAASDLQFDRFVPTHWDMWKGLTADPTVLHHHAKSYDHPERLDIVEIGDRVDL from the coding sequence ATGAGCGTCAGTGACTGGGGCGATTGGCTCCCGCGCGCCGTCGAAGCGGCGTCGCCGGACACCGTCTCCGCGTGGTATCTCGGCTGCAACGGCTTCTTCCTGAAGGGCAGCGAGGGGACGACCGTCGCCATCGACCCGTACGTCGGTCTGGGCGACCCGCCGCGGACCGTCCGCATGATTCCGGTGCCGTTCGACCCCGACGATATCGAGGAGATGGACGCGGTGCTCGCGACCCACGAGCACACCGACCACGTTCACGGGCCGAGTCAGGCCCCTATCCTCGAATCGACCGGCGCGCAGTACTACGCGCCCGACGACTCGTTGGACGTGGCGTACGAGGACGAGGCGTGGTTGGACGAGTACGACCTCTCGGAGGAGCAGTTCACCGAGGTGGCAGAGGGCGACACCTTCGAGGTCGGGGAGTTCACGATTCACGTCGAGTTCTCCCACGACCCCGACGCCACGCATCCCGTCTCCTACGTCATCGAACACGATTCGGGGACGTTCTTCCACGGCGGCGACACCAAACCGCACGACGACTTCGACGAACTCGCCGAAGAGTACGACATCGACGTGGGCGTCCTCGCGTTCGGCGCCGTCGGCAACATCGACGACAAGGAGACGGGCGAACCGGTCCGGACGAAGTGGTACTCCACGGAGAACGAAGTGGTGAAGGCCGCCTCGGACCTCCAGTTCGACCGTTTCGTGCCGACCCACTGGGACATGTGGAAGGGCCTGACCGCTGACCCGACAGTGCTCCACCACCACGCGAAGAGCTACGACCACCCCGAACGGCTCGATATCGTCGAGATAGGCGACCGCGTGGACCTGTAG